The following are from one region of the Tenacibaculum dicentrarchi genome:
- the rplD gene encoding 50S ribosomal protein L4 — MKVAVLDITGKDTGRKVELSNEVFGVEPNDHAIYLDVKQYLANQRQGTHKAKERAEITGSTRKIKKQKGTGTARAGSIKSGVFRGGGRMFGPRPRSYSFKLNKNLKRLARRSALSIQAKDSNLVVVEDFNFESPKTKEFINVLKALDLDSKKSLFVLGEENNNVYLSSRNLKGTKVVNATGVNTYSILNANKVIISESVLEGIESNLSK; from the coding sequence ATGAAAGTAGCAGTTTTAGATATTACAGGGAAAGATACTGGTAGAAAAGTTGAACTTTCTAACGAAGTATTCGGTGTAGAGCCAAATGATCACGCAATTTATTTAGATGTAAAGCAGTACTTAGCTAATCAAAGACAAGGTACTCATAAAGCTAAAGAAAGAGCTGAAATTACAGGTAGTACAAGAAAGATTAAAAAACAGAAAGGAACAGGTACTGCACGTGCGGGGTCTATCAAATCTGGAGTTTTCAGAGGTGGTGGACGCATGTTTGGACCAAGACCAAGAAGTTATTCTTTCAAGTTAAATAAAAACTTAAAGCGTTTAGCACGTAGGTCAGCTTTAAGTATTCAAGCAAAAGATAGTAATTTAGTAGTAGTTGAAGATTTTAATTTTGAATCACCAAAAACTAAAGAATTTATCAATGTTTTAAAAGCTTTAGATTTAGACTCTAAAAAGTCTTTATTCGTTTTAGGAGAAGAGAATAATAATGTTTATTTATCATCTCGTAACTTAAAAGGAACTAAAGTTGTAAATGCTACAGGAGTTAATACTTATAGTATTTTAAATGCGAATAAAGTAATTATTTCTGAAAGTGTTTTAGAAGGAATTGAATCTAACTTAAGTAAATAG
- the rplC gene encoding 50S ribosomal protein L3, with amino-acid sequence MSGLIGRKVGMTSLFDENGKNIPCTVIEAGPCVVTQVRTEEVDGYSALQLGFDDKKAKSSNKALDGHFAKAGTSAKKKVIEFQGFEGEYKLGDSISVEHFTEGEFVDVSGVSKGKGFQGVVKRHGFAGVGQATHGQHNRLRAPGSIGAASYPARVFKGMRMAGRMGGDKVKVQNLKVLKVVADKNLIVVKGAIPGHKNTFVTIEK; translated from the coding sequence ATGTCTGGGTTAATAGGTAGAAAAGTAGGTATGACCAGCTTATTCGACGAAAACGGGAAGAATATTCCTTGTACAGTAATCGAAGCAGGACCATGCGTGGTTACCCAAGTCAGAACCGAAGAGGTAGACGGCTATAGTGCGTTACAACTTGGTTTCGATGACAAAAAAGCAAAAAGCTCTAATAAAGCTTTAGATGGACACTTTGCAAAAGCTGGTACATCTGCTAAGAAAAAAGTCATTGAATTTCAAGGTTTTGAAGGTGAGTATAAATTAGGTGATTCAATTAGCGTTGAGCACTTTACTGAAGGTGAATTCGTAGATGTTTCTGGAGTTTCAAAAGGTAAAGGTTTTCAAGGTGTTGTTAAGCGTCATGGTTTTGCCGGTGTTGGTCAAGCAACTCACGGTCAGCATAACCGTTTAAGAGCTCCTGGTTCTATTGGTGCTGCATCATACCCTGCAAGAGTATTCAAAGGAATGCGAATGGCAGGTCGTATGGGTGGAGACAAAGTAAAAGTTCAAAATTTAAAAGTATTAAAAGTGGTTGCTGATAAGAATCTTATCGTAGTAAAAGGAGCAATTCCTGGTCACAAAAATACTTTTGTAACTATCGAAAAATAA
- the rpsJ gene encoding 30S ribosomal protein S10 — MSQKIRIKLKSYDYNLVDKSAEKIVKTVKATGAVVNGPIPLPTNKKIFTVLRSPHVNKKSREQFQLSAYKRLLDIYSSSSKTIDALMKLELPSGVEVEIKV, encoded by the coding sequence ATGAGCCAAAAAATTAGAATTAAATTAAAATCTTACGATTATAACTTAGTAGATAAATCTGCTGAGAAAATCGTAAAGACTGTAAAGGCAACTGGAGCTGTTGTAAACGGACCAATTCCTTTACCAACAAATAAAAAGATTTTCACTGTGTTACGTTCACCACACGTAAATAAAAAATCTAGAGAGCAATTTCAATTATCTGCTTACAAAAGATTATTAGACATTTATAGTTCTTCTTCTAAGACTATTGATGCTTTAATGAAACTTGAGTTACCAAGTGGTGTTGAAGTTGAAATTAAAGTTTAA
- the fusA gene encoding elongation factor G: protein MARNLKFTRNIGIAAHIDAGKTTTTERVLYYTGVSHKIGEVHDGAATMDWMEQEQERGITITSAATTCEWKFPLNNGEATDDTKGYHFNIIDTPGHVDFTVEVNRSLRVLDGLVFLFSAVDGVEPQSETNWRLADNYKVPRIGFVNKMDRQGSNFMAVCQQVKDMLKSNAVPIVMNIGDEDEFKGIVDLVKNRAIVWHDATQGSTFDIIDIPEDLKEEAAELRGKLIEEVAAYDENLLEKYMEDEDSITEDEVHAALRAAVMDMSIIPMICGSAFKNKGVQFLLDAVCRYLPSPLDKEAIIGTDPNSGEEISRKPDVKEPFAALAFKIATDPFVGRLAFFRSYSGRLDAGSYVLNNRSGKKERISRIYQMHANKQNAIPYIEAGDIGAAVGFKSIKTGDTLSDEKHPIVLESMDFPDPVIGIAVEPKTKADVDKLGMSLAKLAEEDPTFTVRTDEASGQTIISGMGELHLDIIVDRLRREFKVEVNEGQPQVEYKEAITAAAEHREVYKKQSGGRGKFADIVFTMEPADEGVQGLQFESVIKGGNVPKEFVPSVEKGFKEAMKNGPLAGYEMDSMKVTLKDGSFHPVDSDALSFELAAKMGYKAAAKAAKARIMEPLMKVEVLTPEENMGDIVGDLNRRRGQVNDMSDRAGAKVVKALVPLSEMFGYVTALRTMSSGRATSTMEFSHYAETPSNVSEDVIAKAKG, encoded by the coding sequence ATGGCTAGAAATTTAAAATTTACTAGAAATATTGGTATTGCTGCACATATTGATGCAGGTAAAACTACTACTACAGAGCGTGTATTATATTATACAGGTGTTAGTCATAAAATAGGTGAGGTGCATGATGGTGCCGCAACTATGGACTGGATGGAGCAAGAGCAAGAAAGAGGTATTACAATTACTTCTGCGGCTACTACTTGTGAGTGGAAGTTTCCATTGAATAATGGTGAAGCTACTGATGATACTAAAGGATACCACTTTAATATTATTGATACTCCTGGTCACGTTGATTTTACTGTAGAGGTAAATCGTTCATTAAGAGTTCTTGATGGTTTAGTGTTTTTGTTTAGTGCTGTTGATGGTGTTGAGCCTCAATCAGAAACTAACTGGAGACTTGCTGATAACTATAAAGTTCCTCGTATTGGATTTGTTAACAAAATGGACCGTCAAGGGTCTAACTTTATGGCTGTTTGTCAGCAGGTAAAGGATATGTTGAAATCAAACGCAGTGCCAATTGTAATGAATATTGGTGATGAAGATGAGTTTAAAGGTATCGTAGATTTAGTGAAGAACCGTGCTATTGTATGGCATGATGCTACACAAGGATCTACTTTTGATATTATTGATATTCCAGAAGATTTAAAAGAAGAAGCTGCTGAATTAAGAGGGAAACTTATTGAAGAAGTTGCTGCTTATGATGAGAATCTTTTAGAAAAATATATGGAAGATGAAGATTCAATTACAGAAGATGAAGTGCATGCTGCTCTTCGTGCTGCTGTAATGGATATGTCTATTATTCCTATGATTTGTGGGTCGGCATTTAAAAATAAAGGTGTTCAGTTCTTATTAGATGCTGTTTGTCGTTATTTACCTTCTCCTTTAGATAAAGAAGCAATTATTGGAACAGATCCTAACAGTGGTGAAGAGATTTCTCGTAAACCTGATGTTAAGGAACCATTTGCAGCTTTAGCATTTAAAATTGCTACGGATCCTTTCGTAGGACGTTTAGCTTTCTTTAGATCTTACTCAGGTAGATTAGATGCAGGTTCTTACGTGTTAAATAATCGTTCAGGTAAAAAAGAGCGTATTTCTCGTATCTATCAAATGCACGCTAATAAGCAAAACGCTATTCCTTATATTGAAGCAGGGGATATTGGTGCAGCTGTAGGATTTAAATCGATTAAAACAGGAGATACTTTATCTGATGAAAAACATCCTATTGTTTTAGAATCGATGGATTTTCCTGATCCAGTAATTGGTATTGCGGTTGAGCCTAAAACTAAAGCAGATGTTGATAAATTAGGAATGTCTTTAGCTAAGTTAGCAGAGGAAGACCCTACATTTACAGTTAGAACTGATGAAGCTTCAGGACAGACTATTATTTCTGGAATGGGTGAGCTACACTTAGATATTATTGTTGATCGTTTAAGACGTGAATTCAAAGTAGAGGTGAATGAAGGTCAGCCACAAGTAGAATACAAAGAAGCTATTACAGCTGCTGCTGAACACAGAGAAGTTTATAAGAAACAATCAGGTGGTCGTGGTAAGTTTGCTGATATTGTATTTACTATGGAGCCAGCAGATGAAGGTGTTCAAGGCTTACAGTTTGAGTCAGTTATTAAAGGTGGAAACGTTCCTAAAGAATTTGTTCCTTCTGTAGAGAAAGGATTCAAAGAAGCAATGAAGAACGGTCCTTTAGCTGGATATGAAATGGATTCAATGAAAGTAACTTTAAAAGATGGATCTTTCCACCCTGTGGATTCTGATGCATTATCTTTTGAGTTAGCTGCAAAAATGGGTTATAAAGCTGCTGCTAAAGCTGCTAAAGCCAGAATTATGGAGCCATTAATGAAAGTTGAAGTGCTAACTCCTGAAGAAAATATGGGAGATATCGTAGGAGATTTAAATAGAAGAAGAGGTCAGGTAAATGACATGAGTGATCGTGCTGGAGCTAAAGTTGTAAAAGCATTAGTACCATTATCTGAAATGTTCGGTTATGTTACTGCTTTAAGAACTATGTCTTCTGGTAGAGCTACTTCTACTATGGAATTTTCTCATTACGCAGAAACTCCATCAAATGTTTCTGAAGATGTAATTGCAAAAGCTAAAGGTTAA
- the rpsG gene encoding 30S ribosomal protein S7, translating into MRKRKAKKRVLLPDPRFNDQLVTRFVNNLMWDGKKSVAFKVFYDAIDIVNEKKTDEEKSALEIWKDGLSNVMPHVEVRSRRVGGATFQIPMQIRPDRKVSMAIKWMITYTRKRNEKTMAQRLAAEILAAAKEEGAAVKKRTDTHKMAEANKAFSHFRF; encoded by the coding sequence ATGAGAAAAAGAAAAGCGAAAAAAAGAGTCCTTTTACCGGACCCAAGGTTTAATGACCAGTTGGTTACACGTTTTGTGAATAACTTAATGTGGGATGGTAAAAAGTCTGTGGCTTTTAAAGTATTTTATGATGCAATAGACATCGTGAATGAAAAAAAGACTGACGAAGAAAAGTCAGCTTTAGAAATTTGGAAAGACGGTTTGTCTAATGTTATGCCGCATGTAGAGGTTCGTTCTCGTCGTGTTGGTGGAGCAACTTTTCAAATACCAATGCAAATTCGCCCAGATCGTAAAGTATCTATGGCAATTAAATGGATGATTACTTATACGCGTAAGCGTAATGAGAAAACAATGGCACAGCGTTTAGCTGCTGAAATTTTAGCTGCGGCTAAAGAAGAAGGAGCCGCTGTTAAAAAGCGTACTGATACGCATAAAATGGCTGAAGCTAACAAAGCATTCTCACACTTTAGATTCTAA
- the rpsL gene encoding 30S ribosomal protein S12, whose protein sequence is MPTIQQLVRKGRTKITKKSKSAALQACPQRRGVCTRVYTTTPKKPNSAMRKVARVRLTNGNEINAYIPGEGHNLQEHSIVLVRGGRVKDLPGVKYHVVRGALDTAGVEGRTQRRSKYGAKRPKK, encoded by the coding sequence ATGCCAACTATTCAACAATTAGTTCGTAAAGGAAGAACCAAAATAACTAAGAAGAGTAAATCGGCTGCATTACAAGCTTGTCCTCAGAGACGTGGAGTTTGTACGCGTGTGTATACCACTACACCTAAGAAACCTAACTCAGCAATGCGTAAGGTAGCAAGGGTAAGATTAACAAATGGTAACGAAATTAACGCGTATATTCCAGGTGAAGGGCACAACTTGCAAGAGCACTCGATAGTATTAGTTAGAGGTGGAAGGGTAAAAGATTTGCCTGGTGTTAAGTATCACGTAGTACGTGGTGCATTAGATACTGCAGGGGTTGAGGGTAGAACCCAACGTAGATCTAAATACGGTGCAAAACGCCCAAAAAAGTAA
- the rlmB gene encoding 23S rRNA (guanosine(2251)-2'-O)-methyltransferase RlmB, whose amino-acid sequence MEENTTIFGIRAIIEAIESEASINKVYLQKGLRGELFFELDKLLRKNKISISVVPTEKLDRLSKHSNHQGAVARISPVAFHDLETLIETTLASDKTPLFLLLDQVSDVRNFGAIIRTAECTGVNGIIIQKSGSAPVNAETIKTSAGAAFKIPICKVDHIKDAMFQLQAENIKLVAATEKTEDSVFDVDFNQPVAIVMGSEHKGVSNSVLKMVDYKAKLPLLGDIESLNVSVACGVFLYETIRQRQ is encoded by the coding sequence ATGGAAGAAAACACTACTATATTTGGTATTAGAGCAATTATTGAAGCAATTGAAAGCGAAGCTTCAATTAACAAAGTATATTTACAAAAAGGACTTCGTGGAGAATTATTTTTTGAGTTAGACAAATTATTAAGAAAAAACAAAATTTCAATAAGTGTTGTACCAACTGAAAAATTAGATAGACTATCTAAACACAGTAATCATCAAGGAGCTGTTGCTAGAATTTCTCCTGTAGCTTTTCATGATTTAGAAACACTAATAGAAACTACTTTAGCATCTGATAAAACACCTTTATTCTTATTATTAGACCAAGTATCTGATGTTAGAAACTTTGGTGCTATTATTAGAACTGCAGAATGTACGGGCGTAAACGGAATTATTATTCAAAAAAGTGGTAGTGCTCCTGTAAATGCCGAAACTATTAAAACTTCTGCTGGTGCCGCTTTTAAAATTCCTATTTGTAAAGTTGACCATATTAAAGATGCAATGTTTCAATTACAAGCAGAAAATATAAAATTAGTAGCCGCTACCGAAAAAACAGAAGACTCTGTTTTTGATGTTGATTTTAATCAACCAGTTGCTATTGTAATGGGGTCTGAACACAAAGGGGTTAGTAACTCTGTTTTAAAAATGGTAGACTATAAAGCTAAATTACCTTTACTTGGTGATATTGAATCTTTAAATGTTTCTGTTGCTTGTGGAGTTTTTCTTTATGAAACTATTAGACAAAGACAATAA
- a CDS encoding rhomboid family intramembrane serine protease — protein sequence MKTATQLKYSKNIFVIPFIFVISIWFIYWVEIKFGFNFNKFGVLPRELSGLKGILASPFIHSDTSHLFNNSVPLFVLASCLFYFYDKVALKVLIFGGLFTGFLTWIIARESYHIGASGIVYLLFSFVFFSGIIKKHYRLVAVSLITIFLYGSMIWYVLPIKDGMSWEGHLSGFITGFLLSILYRKSGIVKEKHIFSKTAFDEMFDEQGNYVPPIIEEEQEGSHQENKEMESENKADKIDVPKVLKINYIISK from the coding sequence ATGAAAACAGCTACTCAATTAAAATATTCGAAAAACATTTTTGTAATTCCATTTATTTTTGTCATTTCAATATGGTTTATATATTGGGTAGAAATCAAATTTGGATTCAATTTTAATAAATTTGGAGTTTTACCCAGAGAATTAAGTGGTTTAAAAGGTATTTTAGCTTCGCCTTTTATCCATAGTGATACAAGTCATCTTTTTAATAATTCTGTTCCTTTATTTGTACTTGCAAGTTGTCTTTTTTATTTTTATGATAAAGTTGCCTTAAAAGTGTTAATTTTTGGCGGATTATTTACAGGGTTTTTAACGTGGATTATCGCCAGAGAATCGTATCATATTGGAGCTAGTGGAATTGTTTATTTACTTTTTAGTTTTGTTTTTTTTAGTGGAATTATTAAAAAACATTACAGATTGGTTGCTGTTTCGTTAATTACAATTTTCTTATACGGAAGTATGATTTGGTACGTATTACCTATAAAAGATGGAATGTCGTGGGAAGGACATTTATCAGGATTTATAACAGGATTTTTATTATCAATTTTATATAGAAAAAGCGGAATTGTAAAAGAAAAACATATTTTTTCTAAAACAGCTTTTGATGAAATGTTTGATGAACAAGGTAATTATGTACCGCCAATTATCGAAGAAGAACAGGAGGGAAGTCATCAAGAAAATAAAGAAATGGAATCTGAAAATAAAGCAGATAAAATTGATGTACCAAAAGTTTTAAAAATCAATTATATTATTTCAAAGTAA
- a CDS encoding replication-associated recombination protein A: protein MNQPLAERIRPQNLSDYISQQHLVGKNGILTNHIKQGIIPSLILWGPPGIGKTTLANIIANESGRPFYTLSAISSGVKEVREVIEKAKKSGGLFTQKNPILFIDEIHRFSKSQQDSLLGAVEKGWVTLIGATTENPSFEVIPALLSRCQVYILNSFDKNDLIALLHRAIKKDAFIADKKITLKETDALLQVSGGDARKLLNIFELLVAPDNEIEITNELVLSKIQKNTVRYDKTGEQHYDIASAFIKSIRGSDPNATVYWLARMIEGGEDVKFIARRMLISASEDIGNANPTAFIMANSTFQSVSVIGYPESRIILSQCAIYLANSPKSNASYMAIGEAQNLVRTTGDLPIPLHLRNAPTKLMKDLNYGKDYAYSHNYSGNFVNQEFLPDEIKNTKLYEPGNNARENQFRELLKQRWKDKYKY from the coding sequence ATGAATCAACCTTTGGCAGAAAGAATACGTCCACAGAATTTATCCGATTATATTAGTCAGCAACATTTAGTTGGCAAAAACGGAATTTTAACCAATCATATTAAACAAGGAATAATTCCTTCGTTAATTCTTTGGGGACCTCCTGGAATTGGAAAAACAACCTTAGCAAATATTATTGCTAATGAATCTGGTCGTCCTTTTTATACGTTAAGTGCTATAAGTTCTGGTGTAAAAGAAGTACGAGAAGTTATTGAAAAAGCAAAAAAAAGTGGCGGTTTATTTACTCAAAAAAATCCTATTTTATTTATTGATGAAATTCATCGCTTTAGCAAATCGCAACAAGATTCTTTACTTGGAGCTGTTGAAAAAGGTTGGGTAACTTTAATTGGTGCAACTACCGAAAACCCTAGTTTTGAAGTAATACCTGCCCTACTCTCTCGCTGTCAGGTGTATATTTTAAATTCTTTTGATAAAAATGATTTAATAGCACTTTTACATAGAGCTATTAAAAAAGATGCATTTATTGCTGATAAAAAAATTACACTAAAAGAAACCGATGCTTTATTGCAAGTTTCAGGTGGTGATGCTCGTAAACTTTTAAATATTTTTGAATTATTAGTCGCTCCTGATAATGAAATTGAAATTACGAATGAGCTTGTTTTATCAAAAATTCAAAAAAATACAGTTCGATACGATAAAACAGGCGAACAACATTATGATATTGCTTCAGCTTTTATAAAATCGATACGAGGAAGCGACCCAAATGCTACAGTTTATTGGCTTGCCAGAATGATTGAAGGCGGTGAAGATGTTAAATTTATTGCGCGAAGAATGCTTATTTCAGCATCCGAAGATATTGGAAATGCAAATCCAACAGCTTTTATTATGGCGAATAGTACGTTTCAATCAGTTTCTGTAATTGGCTACCCTGAATCGAGAATTATTTTAAGTCAGTGTGCTATTTATTTAGCAAACTCTCCAAAAAGTAACGCTTCTTATATGGCTATTGGTGAAGCTCAAAATTTGGTACGAACAACTGGTGATTTACCTATTCCCTTACATTTAAGAAATGCTCCGACCAAATTAATGAAAGATTTAAATTATGGAAAAGACTATGCCTATTCACATAATTATTCAGGGAATTTTGTAAATCAAGAATTTTTACCCGATGAAATTAAAAACACCAAATTATACGAACCTGGTAATAATGCACGAGAAAATCAATTTAGAGAATTATTAAAACAACGTTGGAAGGATAAATATAAATACTAA
- a CDS encoding polysaccharide deacetylase family protein produces MILIYTPKITPRIRYVFKHVFTHILHIPIQFTNKVEEFVAYNNPKITYTKVALGKEFFIKSTELLIQQGIQDLDINIKKWDAVPCFFSTDEQSEIPFDIFAATFYLISRYEEYLPHIKDSHARFSATQSIAFKYGFLEKPLVDIWAYKFLNALKIKYPDYKYPTRKYQYISTIDVDNSFIYKHKGFIRTLGGFLKDAWHFKIINIWDRMAVLFNFKKDPFNTFKTLLELKKTHEIRTIFFFLIGDYTTFDTNISASKSSFKLLIKDIVDYARVGLHPSYHTMTNNALLKKEKERLENIINMPIKRSRQHYLRLSLPKTYQNLIDLEVTEDYSMGYVSHVGFRASTCTPFYFYDLAFEIQTPLKVFSFALIDVTLKDYMKLTPKQSLGKIRDLKNEVTAVNGVFMTTFHNESLSNYEQWKGWKRVYASMLKMVKN; encoded by the coding sequence ATGATACTTATATATACTCCTAAAATAACTCCTCGAATTCGATATGTTTTTAAGCATGTTTTTACACATATTTTACACATACCAATTCAGTTCACAAATAAAGTAGAAGAATTTGTGGCGTATAACAATCCTAAAATTACCTATACAAAAGTAGCTTTAGGAAAAGAGTTTTTTATAAAAAGTACTGAGTTATTAATACAGCAAGGAATACAAGATTTAGACATAAATATTAAAAAATGGGATGCAGTTCCTTGTTTTTTTTCGACCGATGAACAATCTGAAATTCCTTTTGATATTTTTGCTGCTACTTTTTATTTAATTTCTAGATATGAAGAATATTTACCGCATATAAAAGATAGTCATGCTCGTTTTTCAGCCACTCAAAGTATCGCTTTTAAATACGGTTTTTTAGAAAAGCCACTTGTTGATATTTGGGCATATAAATTCTTAAATGCTTTAAAGATAAAATACCCTGATTATAAGTATCCAACAAGGAAATACCAGTATATTTCTACTATTGATGTTGATAATTCCTTTATTTACAAACACAAAGGTTTTATTAGAACACTTGGTGGTTTTTTAAAAGATGCTTGGCACTTTAAAATTATTAATATTTGGGATAGAATGGCTGTCTTATTTAATTTTAAAAAGGATCCTTTTAATACATTTAAAACATTGTTAGAATTAAAAAAAACACATGAAATTAGAACTATTTTTTTCTTTTTAATAGGTGATTATACAACCTTTGATACCAATATATCTGCATCAAAAAGCTCTTTTAAATTATTGATAAAAGATATCGTAGATTATGCAAGGGTAGGCTTACATCCATCATATCATACCATGACAAATAATGCCTTGTTAAAAAAAGAAAAAGAACGCTTAGAAAATATTATAAATATGCCAATAAAGCGTTCTCGTCAGCATTATTTACGTTTGTCATTGCCTAAAACTTATCAAAATTTAATTGATTTAGAAGTAACAGAAGATTATTCGATGGGCTATGTAAGTCACGTAGGTTTTAGAGCAAGTACTTGTACGCCATTTTATTTTTATGATTTAGCCTTTGAAATTCAAACACCCTTAAAGGTATTTTCTTTTGCTTTAATTGATGTAACTTTAAAAGATTATATGAAGTTAACACCTAAGCAATCATTAGGTAAAATAAGAGATTTAAAAAATGAAGTAACCGCAGTAAACGGTGTTTTTATGACTACTTTTCATAACGAAAGTTTAAGTAATTATGAGCAATGGAAGGGGTGGAAGCGTGTTTATGCTTCTATGTTAAAAATGGTCAAAAATTAA
- the trkA gene encoding Trk system potassium transporter TrkA: MKIIIAGAGDVGFHLAKLLSYESQDTYVIDSDGEKLDYINNHLDVITKKGDATSINLLKELGISDADLLLAVTENQNTNFTISVIGKALGVKKTIARINNPEFLKNDSINFKDFGVDFMISPEALAAEEIKLLLNQSSFNDTVTFENGVFNIMGTTLGYKSPILNLSVKEAKEKFSLVDFITIAIKREGTAQTIIPRGDTTYKMNDQVYFSVPNYSIDKLHPIIGKEQIDIKNVMILGGSNIGRKTSKSLCSANFKVKLIERKREKALHLAEELIDTLIIHGDGRDLELLEDENIREMDAFIAVTGDSETNIMSCLVAKSKGVKKTVALVENMDYINISQTIGIDTLINKKLIAASNIFRHIRKGEILALANLHNIDAEVFEFEVQKNAKVTLKPIKELRFPREAVFGGVIRDGKAHMSFGDFQLQSGDKAIVFCLPEAISIVEELFN, encoded by the coding sequence ATGAAGATTATTATAGCTGGGGCTGGAGACGTTGGTTTTCATTTAGCCAAACTCCTTTCTTACGAATCTCAAGATACTTATGTAATTGATTCTGATGGCGAAAAGCTTGATTATATCAACAATCATTTAGATGTTATCACCAAAAAAGGCGATGCAACTTCTATTAATTTATTAAAAGAACTTGGCATTTCCGATGCTGATTTATTACTAGCGGTTACCGAAAACCAAAATACGAATTTTACCATATCGGTAATTGGAAAAGCTTTAGGCGTAAAAAAAACAATTGCTAGAATTAATAATCCTGAATTTTTAAAGAACGATAGCATCAATTTTAAAGATTTTGGTGTAGATTTTATGATTTCTCCTGAAGCTTTAGCAGCCGAAGAAATAAAATTACTGTTAAATCAATCTTCTTTTAACGATACTGTTACTTTTGAAAATGGTGTATTTAATATTATGGGAACAACCCTTGGGTATAAATCACCCATATTAAATTTAAGCGTTAAAGAAGCTAAAGAAAAATTTAGTTTAGTTGATTTTATTACCATCGCTATAAAACGAGAAGGTACTGCACAAACGATTATTCCTCGCGGCGACACGACCTATAAAATGAACGATCAAGTTTATTTTTCAGTCCCAAATTATAGCATTGACAAATTACATCCAATTATTGGTAAAGAACAAATAGATATTAAAAATGTAATGATTCTTGGCGGTAGTAATATCGGAAGAAAAACATCTAAAAGTCTTTGTAGTGCTAATTTTAAAGTAAAACTTATTGAACGTAAACGAGAAAAAGCATTGCACCTTGCCGAAGAACTAATAGATACACTAATTATTCATGGAGATGGTAGAGATTTAGAACTTTTAGAGGATGAAAATATTCGAGAAATGGATGCTTTTATTGCTGTAACTGGCGATTCTGAGACAAATATTATGTCTTGCTTAGTCGCTAAATCGAAAGGAGTTAAAAAAACCGTTGCTTTAGTTGAAAATATGGATTATATCAATATATCACAAACTATTGGAATTGATACCCTTATTAATAAAAAATTAATTGCAGCAAGTAATATTTTCCGACACATCCGTAAAGGCGAAATTTTAGCCTTGGCAAATTTACATAATATTGATGCTGAAGTTTTTGAATTTGAAGTACAAAAAAATGCAAAAGTAACTCTAAAACCAATTAAAGAATTACGCTTTCCTAGAGAAGCTGTTTTTGGTGGTGTTATTAGAGATGGAAAAGCTCATATGTCTTTTGGTGATTTTCAATTACAAAGCGGCGATAAAGCAATCGTTTTTTGTTTGCCTGAAGCAATATCAATTGTAGAAGAACTATTCAACTAA